Proteins co-encoded in one Oculatellaceae cyanobacterium genomic window:
- a CDS encoding polymorphic toxin-type HINT domain-containing protein: protein MTSTLQTESNAASKLLNINTIYYEPAALEYSRGQQILERYPDAKRIEVASHWNIPELHGNEEVVGDWNKIKRTVLVLGVKKSLSCLAYERSCDFVAPSQANGCAMACAYCVVSGTMISTPKGQVPVEQIQDGDEVFAYDNSSGQLVVAVVSGIASREVDEVLEIQVGDTVLRVTAEHPIMTRRGWVKAQDLTEDDEVLCDDAHKE, encoded by the coding sequence GTGACATCGACACTACAAACAGAGTCTAATGCTGCCAGCAAGCTGCTTAATATCAATACTATTTACTACGAACCTGCTGCATTAGAGTATTCACGAGGTCAACAGATTTTAGAACGTTATCCCGACGCTAAACGTATTGAGGTAGCTTCACACTGGAATATCCCTGAGTTGCATGGTAATGAAGAAGTTGTTGGCGACTGGAATAAGATTAAGCGCACAGTATTAGTTTTAGGTGTGAAGAAGTCGCTGTCTTGTTTAGCTTATGAACGCAGTTGTGATTTTGTTGCACCTTCGCAAGCAAACGGCTGCGCGATGGCTTGTGCTTATTGCGTGGTTTCCGGCACAATGATTTCTACTCCCAAAGGTCAAGTACCTGTCGAGCAAATTCAGGATGGAGATGAAGTATTCGCTTACGATAATTCTTCGGGACAACTTGTAGTAGCTGTCGTTTCTGGAATTGCTTCCAGGGAAGTTGACGAAGTGCTTGAAATTCAGGTTGGAGACACAGTGCTGCGTGTAACGGCAGAACACCCGATAATGACTCGTAGAGGATGGGTAAAAGCACAAGATCTAACTGAAGACGATGAAGTTCTGTGTGATGATGCCCACAAAGAGTAA
- the glgA gene encoding glycogen synthase GlgA, whose translation MYIVQIASECAPVIKAGGLGDVVYALSRELEIQGNTVEIILPMYDCMRYDHIWGLHDAYRDLSVPWYGGAVHCSVYCGWVHGRLCFFIEPHSQDNFFHRGCYYGCDDDNMRFAFFSKAALEFLHRSNKRPDVIHCHDWQTGLVPVMLFEIYKYHGMEHQRVCYTIHNFKHQGIAGAEILQATGLNQEAYYFQYERLRDNFNPFALNMMKGGIIYSNYVTTVSPHHAWEARFTDIGYGLGHTLHSFQYKFKGVLNGIDYDVWNPESDRYIPGHYSKDNLAEKALNKKALRERLLLRDVDKPLICYIGRLDEQKGVHLVHHAIYHSLFKDAQFVLLGSATGAKINAQFQHEKRFLNDNPDVHLELGFNEELSHLIYAGADMIVVPSNYEPCGLTQMIGFRYGTVPIVRGVGGLINTVFDRDYDHNKPPEKRNGYVFYESDYQALESAMDRAIGLWYDYPEEFRQLVVQGMEYDYSWNIPGAEYLEIYDYIRHKWSQVIAAEVSKLTPVA comes from the coding sequence ATGTACATCGTACAAATAGCTTCGGAATGTGCCCCTGTTATTAAAGCTGGAGGGTTGGGAGATGTTGTTTACGCACTGAGTCGGGAATTAGAAATTCAGGGTAATACCGTCGAGATTATCCTGCCGATGTACGATTGTATGCGCTACGACCATATTTGGGGGCTGCATGATGCCTACCGTGATTTGTCTGTACCCTGGTATGGTGGCGCGGTTCACTGTTCTGTCTATTGTGGTTGGGTACACGGACGGCTATGTTTCTTTATTGAACCCCACTCCCAAGATAATTTCTTCCATCGTGGCTGTTATTACGGCTGTGATGACGATAATATGCGTTTTGCCTTCTTTAGCAAAGCTGCCTTAGAATTTCTCCACCGTAGCAATAAACGACCAGATGTAATTCATTGTCACGACTGGCAGACAGGCTTAGTTCCAGTGATGCTGTTTGAGATTTACAAATATCATGGCATGGAACATCAACGAGTTTGCTACACCATCCACAACTTTAAACACCAGGGAATAGCGGGTGCTGAGATTTTACAGGCGACAGGTTTAAATCAAGAAGCCTATTATTTCCAATATGAACGCCTGCGTGATAACTTTAATCCCTTTGCTTTAAATATGATGAAAGGGGGGATTATTTACTCAAATTATGTCACCACAGTTTCGCCTCACCACGCTTGGGAAGCTCGTTTTACCGATATCGGATATGGTTTAGGTCACACCTTGCATTCATTCCAGTACAAGTTTAAAGGTGTGCTGAATGGTATAGATTATGATGTGTGGAATCCAGAGAGCGATCGCTACATTCCTGGTCACTACAGTAAAGATAATTTAGCAGAAAAAGCACTGAATAAAAAAGCTTTACGCGAAAGATTGCTACTGCGTGATGTTGATAAACCACTAATTTGCTACATTGGTCGCTTGGACGAACAAAAAGGCGTACATCTCGTCCATCATGCGATTTACCACTCACTATTTAAAGATGCACAATTTGTATTACTAGGCTCCGCAACAGGAGCGAAAATTAATGCTCAATTCCAACACGAAAAACGTTTCTTAAATGATAATCCTGACGTTCATTTAGAACTTGGTTTTAATGAAGAATTATCCCACCTAATTTATGCAGGTGCTGACATGATTGTAGTTCCTAGCAATTATGAACCTTGCGGATTAACTCAAATGATTGGGTTTAGATATGGCACTGTGCCAATTGTCCGAGGAGTAGGTGGACTTATAAATACAGTATTTGATAGAGACTACGACCACAATAAGCCGCCTGAAAAACGCAACGGCTATGTTTTCTATGAATCCGATTACCAGGCACTTGAGTCAGCAATGGATCGGGCAATCGGGCTATGGTATGACTATCCTGAAGAATTCCGCCAGCTTGTGGTTCAGGGTATGGAATATGACTATTCTTGGAACATACCAGGCGCTGAATATTTAGAGATTTATGACTACATTCGTCATAAATGGAGCCAAGTTATAGCTGCTGAAGTTTCTAAGCTTACACCCGTCGCTTAA
- a CDS encoding M3 family metallopeptidase: MTANATITNNPLLIGKGLPPFDAIKPEYVVPAMTQLLAELDSELTNLEANVKPTWNDLVEPLQQFVERLSWSWGIVNHLMGVKNSPELREAHETVQPQVVQFWNKLSQSQPLYKAFKALSESDAWDSLEPAQKRIVEAAIKDAELSGVGLEGEKRDRFNAIQLELAELSTKFSNHVLDATKAFSLTLTSKEEVDGLPPSLLSLAAASARDAGEENATPENGPWRITLDVPSYGPFMQHSTRRDLREKLYKAFVSRASSGDLDNSPIIERILQLKKEKSKILGFNSYAELSLASKMAPNVEAVEALLEQLRQASYDAAIKDLEQLKAFAAAKGAEEANDLKHWDVSFWAERQREEKFDFSAEELRPYFPLHQVLDGLFGLVKRLFGATVTPADGQAPVWHPDVRYFQIADETGNPIAYFYLDPYSRPAEKRGGAWMDDCIGRAKITENGKTDTRLPVAYLVCNQSPPVDGKPSLMTFGEVETLFHEFGHGLQHMLTKVDYAGAAGINNVEWDAVELASQFMENWCYEQPTLMGMARHYETGEPLPEHYYQKLVAAKNYMSGSGMLRQLHFSLVDLELHHRYQPGGNESIKEVRNRIAKNTTVLPPLPEDNFLCAFGHIFAGGYAAGYYSYKWAEVLSADAFAAFEEAGLEDEQAVANTGVRYRDTVLALGGSKPPMEVFKTFRGREPSTTALLRHSGLTVAA; encoded by the coding sequence ATGACGGCAAACGCTACCATTACTAACAATCCCTTACTGATTGGCAAAGGTTTACCCCCGTTTGATGCCATTAAGCCTGAGTATGTAGTACCTGCTATGACTCAACTATTGGCAGAACTTGACTCTGAACTTACCAATTTAGAAGCCAATGTCAAGCCAACTTGGAACGATTTAGTAGAACCTCTACAACAATTTGTAGAACGTCTAAGTTGGAGTTGGGGTATTGTTAACCATTTAATGGGTGTGAAAAATAGCCCGGAATTACGGGAAGCCCATGAAACTGTACAACCGCAAGTTGTCCAATTTTGGAATAAGCTAAGTCAAAGTCAACCTTTATATAAAGCGTTTAAAGCCTTAAGCGAAAGTGATGCTTGGGATAGTTTAGAACCTGCTCAAAAACGCATTGTTGAAGCAGCGATTAAAGATGCTGAACTTTCTGGTGTAGGATTAGAGGGAGAAAAGCGCGATCGCTTCAATGCTATCCAACTAGAATTAGCAGAACTTTCTACCAAATTTTCTAACCACGTTTTAGATGCTACTAAAGCTTTTAGCTTAACTCTCACCAGCAAAGAAGAAGTAGACGGTTTACCTCCTAGCTTACTCAGTTTAGCTGCTGCTTCTGCCCGTGATGCAGGTGAAGAAAACGCCACACCAGAAAACGGCCCCTGGCGTATTACCTTAGATGTCCCCAGTTATGGCCCTTTCATGCAGCACAGCACTCGCCGTGACTTGCGGGAAAAACTCTATAAAGCCTTTGTAAGTCGTGCTTCTAGTGGTGATTTAGATAACAGTCCCATCATTGAGCGCATTTTACAGCTCAAGAAAGAAAAATCTAAAATACTAGGTTTTAACAGTTATGCTGAGTTAAGCCTAGCTAGTAAAATGGCTCCTAATGTAGAAGCTGTAGAAGCACTACTAGAACAACTCCGCCAAGCTAGTTATGATGCTGCTATTAAAGATTTGGAACAGTTAAAAGCTTTTGCTGCTGCTAAAGGTGCAGAAGAAGCAAATGATTTAAAACATTGGGATGTTAGTTTTTGGGCAGAACGTCAACGGGAAGAAAAATTTGATTTTAGTGCCGAAGAATTACGTCCTTATTTCCCATTGCATCAAGTTTTAGATGGGTTATTTGGTTTAGTAAAACGCTTATTTGGTGCTACTGTTACCCCTGCTGATGGACAAGCACCTGTTTGGCATCCAGACGTGCGTTACTTCCAAATTGCTGATGAAACAGGTAACCCGATTGCATACTTCTATTTAGACCCTTACAGTCGTCCTGCTGAAAAGCGCGGCGGTGCCTGGATGGATGATTGTATTGGTCGTGCCAAGATTACTGAAAACGGTAAAACTGATACGCGCCTACCTGTAGCTTATTTGGTATGTAACCAATCTCCCCCAGTAGATGGCAAACCTAGTTTGATGACTTTTGGGGAAGTGGAAACGCTCTTTCACGAGTTTGGTCACGGCTTGCAGCATATGCTGACTAAAGTAGATTATGCTGGTGCAGCCGGAATCAATAATGTTGAGTGGGATGCAGTAGAACTAGCCAGCCAGTTTATGGAAAACTGGTGTTATGAGCAACCAACTTTGATGGGAATGGCAAGGCATTATGAAACAGGAGAACCTTTGCCAGAACATTACTACCAAAAGCTAGTTGCAGCTAAGAATTATATGAGTGGTAGTGGAATGCTGCGACAGTTGCACTTTAGCTTAGTTGATTTGGAATTGCATCACCGCTATCAACCAGGTGGTAATGAATCTATCAAAGAGGTGCGTAACCGTATTGCTAAAAATACTACCGTTTTACCACCGCTACCAGAAGACAATTTCTTGTGTGCGTTTGGACATATTTTTGCTGGCGGGTATGCAGCCGGATATTACAGCTATAAGTGGGCTGAAGTTTTAAGTGCAGATGCTTTTGCAGCTTTTGAAGAAGCTGGCTTAGAAGATGAGCAAGCTGTAGCTAATACTGGCGTGCGTTACCGCGATACAGTGTTAGCGCTTGGTGGTAGTAAGCCGCCAATGGAGGTGTTTAAAACTTTCCGAGGACGGGAACCAAGTACTACTGCTTTACTGAGACATAGTGGTTTAACAGTAGCAGCTTAA